TGCGACGATGCTTCCGGGATGTATATCAACTTGAGTGACGAGTTGAATGTTTTTTTTATAAACATGCAGAACGATAACTATTGGTTAGGTACAGAGTTCGATGAGAACCGGGCGTATGGATTCAACACGGGAAGATTCTTTGATCAACCGCCGCAGGAGTCGTTTGGCGGCCGTCAAGGCTATGGTCTTAAGACGAGTCAATTTTTGAGCTACGCTTGGGCGGTTCGCGACGGGGATAGTTGTCCGCCGCCCCCGACATCTACTCCAATTCCAACCATCGGTCCCGCGATGGGGATAATCATAGGAGTCGCCTTGGCGGGGTTGGCGAGGAGAGAGCTTCGTAGCAGAGTTCGACCGTCCAAGGTAAGTGATTCAGAAACAAAGCATACAGATGCTTGACGCCTTAAGCCGGTTGTGAGATTGCATAGCGCGCCCAACCCCGCGCCGGCATCAAAGCGAGCAGTTGCGCCGACGCGCTTTGCCCATCCAATCTGTTCAGGTTGATCTTGAATCGTTGTAACTGTTCAGGTAGCCAACTGCCTTACGGCAGGCGGGGCATTGGAGGCTGACCCCGGAAGGTCATCACCAGGGCGGGATAGAGATCGATCGACTGCTTGCGCAGGGTGGACAGATAGGAGCGTACCGTGGCGAAGGCCGCGGCACCTTCGGGCGCGCGGAAACAGCCCGAGACCTTCTGCTTGAGCTTGGGCATGCGCAGGTCGCGTTCGGCTTGGTTATTGTCGAAGGGGACGCGCAGGTCCGTGACAAACCGCATGACCTCGTCGCGGTGGGTGCGCAGGCGCGCGACCAGGTTGTAGGCCGGCGTCTGTTTGACCCGTCGTCGACTGCCCGGTGGCGGCAGGCGCTGGGGATGAAAGAAGGCCCCCTCGGCGAGGATGGTGTCGTAACGGGTGAAGACGTCGGCGACCACCCCATCGGGAAGGGCGTCGAGCCCGGCCGCGCGGGCGGCGATGGTGGCGTCGTTGGCCTCGCACAGCAGGGTGATCAGCCGCTTGGGCCAGGACAGCACGGGGTCGGCTTCGGCCAGGGCGATAAGCTCGCGCAGGTGATGGGCATTGCAGAAGGCATGCTGTGCCGGGGTGCTCAAGTACGCCCGCCAGTGGTCGTGGACCAGGATGCCGCGAAAGCCGTCGAGCAGGCCGATGCCGGTCAACGCCGCGGCGCCGCGCTTGGCGTGCACGGCGTAAAACGTCAGCACCGAGGTGCTCAGCACATGCAGCCACTGCAGGGCGCCGGCGACGCGCATCCCCGTTTCATCGGCATGGGCCACGGCGCTGCGCACGATGGATTGACCGATCGCCGCCACGGGTGCCGCCAGGCGCGCCGCCGCTTTGCGACCCATGCTGACCAAAGTGGCCGGGGAGAGCGTGATGCCCGCCAAGACACCGATCAGCTCGGCGCTGCGCCGATAGGGCAGGTTTTGGTAGTCGGTCAAATACACCGCCAAGACCGACAGCCCGGGGCCGTATTGCACCGGGGCGCCGACCGCGTCCGGGAAGACACTGCGATGCACCTGGCCGCAGGCACACACGCCGGTCGCGGTGCGATACTCGGTGACCTCGCGGTGCACCACCAGATCGATGACCTGACGGCGCTCGGGCAAGACCTCGACAGCCACCTCGGCGCAGTCGCGCCCGCAGCTGCACAGCCCCTCCAGGGGCACAACGATGCGGTGCTCGGGATCCTCGACCAGCGCTCGGGTGGCGCCGGGATGATCCTTCTGACCACCGGGCTTCTTGCCGCTGCGCACGCGGCGCGAGCGCGGCGGCGGTTTCTTGAACGGCGGATCCGAGGATGGGGGCTTGCTGGAGTTGTGGCTATCCTTGCCCAAGCGCGCTTCCAGCTCGCGGATACGTTGGAGCAGCTCGGCGATCTGTTTCGCCTGCTCGGCGTTCTGCGCGCGCAACCGGACCAGTTCGACATCTTTGCTGTCGGTAAGCGTCCGGCGAACTACCGGATTGACCCTTCCCTTTTGAGGTCGTCCATTTTCAGGTTGTAGGCAGCAGCGCCGCGACCGCCTCCGGGGACTTGGCACCGGGCAGGTGCTCGAAGAGGTGATTGAGGTAGGCCCAAGGCTCCAGGCCATTGGCCTTGGCGGTTTCGATCAGGCTGTAGAGCAGCGCGCTGGTTTCGGCACCCTTCGGACTGCCGGCGAAGAGCCAGTTTTTTCGTCCGAGCACAAAGGGCCGGATGGCGTTCTCGGCGGTGTTGTTGTCGATGTCCAGGTGTCCGTCCTCGAGGAAGGTGATGAGGATCGGCCATTGGCCGAGGGCATAGCCGATGGCTTCGCCGAGCAAACTCTTGGGAAGGACGCGGGTGGCGGTGCGATCCAGCCACCGGCGGATGCGCATGAGGATCGGGCGGCTGTACTCGGCACGCCCGCGCAGCCGGGTCTCGGGATCGGCGTCGCGAACGCGCCGCTCCACCGCATAGAGCTCGCCGATCAGGGCCACCATCTGCTGCGCGGCACCGGCGTTGCGTCCGTTGGCGGCATCGACGAACTTGCGCCGCACGTGCGCCCAACATCCGGCGTGGCCGATGATCCCGGGCGCACCGGCGAGGACACCATAGGCGCTGTAGCCGTCGGATTGCAGATAAAAGGGCAGCGGCGGCGGATCGACGTCGGCGGGGAACAGCACCCGACGGGGAACCTCCGCCGCTCGGCTCGGGGCATACTCGAACCAGCGCACCGGTTGCTCCGGCGGCCCGCCGCAGAACACCCACATGTAGGAGTCTTGGGTGTTCTCGCGACCGGGCTCGCGCAGGACCTGCACCGGCGTCTCGTCCACATGC
The sequence above is drawn from the Thiocapsa rosea genome and encodes:
- a CDS encoding DUF1566 domain-containing protein; amino-acid sequence: MIYDEEFDLTWLQDANYAQTSGYDSDGLMTWGEAAAWADQLEFAGFSDWRLPSATNRDASVICPNKSYSCNQSEMGHLWYALGGPNLQNVPATCTPRQTCDDASGMYINLSDELNVFFINMQNDNYWLGTEFDENRAYGFNTGRFFDQPPQESFGGRQGYGLKTSQFLSYAWAVRDGDSCPPPPTSTPIPTIGPAMGIIIGVALAGLARRELRSRVRPSKVSDSETKHTDA
- the tnpC gene encoding IS66 family transposase; the protein is MSDQLAQSERERAEQSLRLEQQSNTLQQQTRRIDQLLETIELLRRKRFGRSADRIPDSQLGLFDETELEALIAELEAELPADTPAPATTAADTVAPPKGKPVRRPLPSHLPRVERLLDLPEAEKAAMGEDWVLIGYDSSEQLAVIPRQTYVIQYKRAKYVARDEDVPGAEAGVKIAPRPAQIIPKSIAHSSLLASIVTAKFVDALPLYRQEKIFAREGIALGRQTMAGLLIQLQAPLQPVAAALQDLLRRGAVVHVDETPVQVLREPGRENTQDSYMWVFCGGPPEQPVRWFEYAPSRAAEVPRRVLFPADVDPPPLPFYLQSDGYSAYGVLAGAPGIIGHAGCWAHVRRKFVDAANGRNAGAAQQMVALIGELYAVERRVRDADPETRLRGRAEYSRPILMRIRRWLDRTATRVLPKSLLGEAIGYALGQWPILITFLEDGHLDIDNNTAENAIRPFVLGRKNWLFAGSPKGAETSALLYSLIETAKANGLEPWAYLNHLFEHLPGAKSPEAVAALLPTT
- the tnpC gene encoding IS66 family transposase → MRAQNAEQAKQIAELLQRIRELEARLGKDSHNSSKPPSSDPPFKKPPPRSRRVRSGKKPGGQKDHPGATRALVEDPEHRIVVPLEGLCSCGRDCAEVAVEVLPERRQVIDLVVHREVTEYRTATGVCACGQVHRSVFPDAVGAPVQYGPGLSVLAVYLTDYQNLPYRRSAELIGVLAGITLSPATLVSMGRKAAARLAAPVAAIGQSIVRSAVAHADETGMRVAGALQWLHVLSTSVLTFYAVHAKRGAAALTGIGLLDGFRGILVHDHWRAYLSTPAQHAFCNAHHLRELIALAEADPVLSWPKRLITLLCEANDATIAARAAGLDALPDGVVADVFTRYDTILAEGAFFHPQRLPPPGSRRRVKQTPAYNLVARLRTHRDEVMRFVTDLRVPFDNNQAERDLRMPKLKQKVSGCFRAPEGAAAFATVRSYLSTLRKQSIDLYPALVMTFRGQPPMPRLP